GGGGGACGTCAGGCGCCTGGCCGGGGCCGACCTGGTGCTCTTCAACGGCCTGCACCTCGAGGGCAAGATGGGCACCGTGCTCTCCAACATGGCTCGCGACCGCCGGGTGGTGGCCCTGGCCGAGACCCTGCCCGCCGAAGCCCTGCTCCACCCGCCCGGCGCGCGGGGCCAGGCCGATCCCCACGTGTGGTTCGACGTCTCTCTCTGGAGTCGGCTGATCGATCCCGTCGCCGCCGAACTCTCGCGCCTGGCTCCCGCGTCCGCCGAGGCGATCCGGCGACGGGCGGAAGCCTATGCCCGCCGGCTGGCCACCCTGGACGCCTGGGTCACCGAGCAGATCGCCACCCTGCCCCCCGAGCGCCGGGTGCTGGTCACCGCTCACGACGCCTTCGGCTATTTCGGCCGTCGCTACGGCATGGAGGTGGTGGGCCTGCAGGGCATGAGCACCCTGGCCGAAGCGGGGCTGGCCGACATGACGCGGGTCGCCCGGCTGGTGGCCGCCCGACGCCTGCCCTCGGTCTTCGTCGAGTCCAGCGTACCCCGCCGCAACGTCGAGGCCCTGGTGGCCGCCTGCGCGGACGCGGGCCACCGGGTGCGCATCGGCGGCCAGCTCTATTCGGACGCTCTCGGCCCCGCCGGCTCGGGCGCCGATTCCTACGAGGGCATGGTGCGTCACAACGTGCAAACCATCGTGGAGGGACTTCGATGAGCCGCTCTCCCGACCCCGCCCCGCCGGCCGCCGTGGAAGTCCACGACCTGACCGTGGCCTACCACACCCAGCCCGTACTGTGGGACATCGACCTCTCGCTGCCCGAGGGCAAGTTGATCGCCATCGTCGGGCCCAACGGCGCGGGCAAGAGCACCTTGCTCAAGACCATCGTCGGACTGGTGCGGCCGATCACCGGCTGGGTGCGGGTCTTCGGCCAGCGCTGGCCCCTGCGCCGGAGTTGGGTGGGCTACGTGCCCCAGCGGGAGAGCGTCGACTGGGACTTCCCCACGTCCGCCCTGGACGTGGTGGCGATGGGTCTCTACGGCCGCCTGGGCTGGTTCCGCCGTCCCGGACGCCGTCACCGCCGACAGGCCCGCGCCTACCTCGAGCAGGTAGGCCTGGCGGCCTACGCCGGGCGCCAGATCAGCCAGCTCTCCGGCGGCCAGCAACAGCGGGTCTTCCTCGCCCGGGCCCTGGCCCAACAGGCCCGGCTCTACCTGATGGACGAGCCCTTCGCCGGGGTCGACGCCACCACCGAGCGCGCCATCCTGGCCACCCTGCAGGATCTGCGGGACGAGGGCCGCACGGTGATCGCCGTACACCACGACCTGCACACCGTCCGGGAATATTTCGATCACGTGGTGCTGCTCAACCTGCGACTGGTGGCCGCCGGTCCCGTCGCCACGACCTTCACCCCCGAAAACCTCCAGCGCACCTACGGTGGCCGCCTGACGGTGCTCAGCCAGGCCAGCGCGGCCCTGCTCGACAGCCGGCGCATCGACCAGGTCGCCGACCGCCCCCGCCGCGATGGTCACTGACCTGTCCTGGCTGACCCCCTCGGTGACCGTGGCCCTGGCCGCGGCGGGCCTGCTGGGCGCCACCGGCGCGATGGTGGGCAGCTTCACCCTGCTGCGCCGGGAGAGCCTGCTGGGCGACGCCCTGGCCCACGCCAGCCTGCCCGGCATCTGCATCGCCTACCTGCTCAGCGGCCGTCGCGCACCGCTGGTGCTGCTGGCCGGCGCGATGCTCGCGGCCCTGGTGGGCGCGGCGGTGATCGTCGCCATCCGGCGCGGCAGCCGGATCAAGGAAGACGCTGCCATCGGCATCGTGCTCTCGGTTTTCTTCGGCCTGGGCATCGTGCTCCTCACCCGCATCCAGCGCATGGAACTCGGCGACAAGGCGGGCCTCGACCGCTTCCTCTTCGGCCAGGCGGCCAGCCTGACCCGAAGTGACCTGGTGCTGAT
This DNA window, taken from Acidobacteriota bacterium, encodes the following:
- a CDS encoding metal ABC transporter ATP-binding protein, translating into MSRSPDPAPPAAVEVHDLTVAYHTQPVLWDIDLSLPEGKLIAIVGPNGAGKSTLLKTIVGLVRPITGWVRVFGQRWPLRRSWVGYVPQRESVDWDFPTSALDVVAMGLYGRLGWFRRPGRRHRRQARAYLEQVGLAAYAGRQISQLSGGQQQRVFLARALAQQARLYLMDEPFAGVDATTERAILATLQDLRDEGRTVIAVHHDLHTVREYFDHVVLLNLRLVAAGPVATTFTPENLQRTYGGRLTVLSQASAALLDSRRIDQVADRPRRDGH
- a CDS encoding zinc ABC transporter substrate-binding protein, with translation MLCILLAAALAAALVGCAPADRPSGERSLRVLATTGIVADLARNLVPEGIEVEALMGPGVDPHLYKASEGDVRRLAGADLVLFNGLHLEGKMGTVLSNMARDRRVVALAETLPAEALLHPPGARGQADPHVWFDVSLWSRLIDPVAAELSRLAPASAEAIRRRAEAYARRLATLDAWVTEQIATLPPERRVLVTAHDAFGYFGRRYGMEVVGLQGMSTLAEAGLADMTRVARLVAARRLPSVFVESSVPRRNVEALVAACADAGHRVRIGGQLYSDALGPAGSGADSYEGMVRHNVQTIVEGLR